In the Akkermansiaceae bacterium genome, GCTGCTGGGTGTGATCCTCTGCGCTTTTCCGGCAGTATTTCTTTTTGAGAAGCTGGGCTGGATGGAGTTCAAGTATGAGGCACGGGCTGTCATCGAGGTGAAACCCATCGTGGATGTGGATCCGACTCTTGGAAACGGATGCAAGACGTGGCGGAAAAACACGGAGCCATTTGGGATGGGGGAGCGGATGCCTCACCCCACCGTTTAAGGGAGGTGGAGGAATTTACCGTTGCCCAGAAGGAATACCAGAGAGCCAAAGCCATTCACCAGAAGATGAAAAAGAAATATGGTGAACAGCTGGATCGAGAAGAGATCATGGCAACCGATAATGTGGTCATCATCGAAGCCCCCCTGATACCGAAGTATCCACAGGGCTACCGTCCTTATGTTCAATCAGGCTTGGCAGCGCTACCTGTTTCCAGCCTGCTTGCATTCCTCTTGATGCGCGTGACCGAGCGGTTTTTCCCCCGCAAGCCATCAAGCATCACCCGCTTCAAACCGAATACCGATTACTGATTACCGATTACCGATTACCGATTACCGATTACCGGTGTCTTGCCTCCTGTGGTTTCCTATGGGCACCGATGAAATCCATCGCAAAATTCACCATGCAAAATTCACCATTGACCCCGAGTTCCGTATCCGATATGTAATCAACGATGATCTTGATGATTCCTTTGCAGCATCTGCAAAAGTTTTCATGTCTAAACCACCAACCCAGACAATACACTCATGACCAGGAATTACCTCACCCTATGTGCACTCGGTGCCAGTGCCATTGCAGTTCATGGCGCGTCGATTGGAATTAATTTCGGCTCGAACCGTGCCAATTCAGCATTGGCACCGGGCGACTCCGCAGGTGTCATCGCCCAGGCCAACTGGAACAACGCCCCAGGCGGCAGCGGCACGATAGCCTCATTGAACAACGACACCGGGGGGGCCAGTGGAGTCAGTCTTTCATGGACGGCCGACGAGGCTTGGAGTGTGCAAACCGCGGCAACATCCGGTCCCGACGGCACTCTGCTCAATGGTTTCATCTCGGACAACAACACAGCCGGCAATGGAGCAACATCCAAGGTCGATATCACCGGGATCACCTATGCCACTTACGATCTCTACATTTACATCAGTCATGACCGTAGTTTTGAGGACGTGATCCTTTCCGAAACAGGTAGCAGCGCATTTGGCCCGTTCACAGCGGTCGAGGATAATACGAATCCCACTGCCGCGGTCACGTGGAACCAGCAGACAACTTCAGCCACAGGGTCTGGAAACTACGTGCTGTTCGCGGGATTGACCGCCTCCACCTTGAACATCGATATGGCGGCCGTCGACCTCGGCTCCGGCACCCTGGAACGCAATGCAATATCAGGCATCCAGATCGTACAGGTTCCAGAGCCGTCGAGCGCCGCTCTTCTCGGCTTGGCTGGTCTTGCATTATTCATGCGTCGCAGGCGATAACGCCCGTCGTCCCCATCGCCTGCTTACGGGATGGGCCAACAAAAACTCAGCCACAAAACAAAGCCGCTGCCAAACGAATGGCAGCGGCTTTTTAAAGTGTCGCAGGGTCCAATTTGACCCTTTTGAGTCCTTTTCTTACGCCCTTCTGCGTTGTAGGAGCATAGTGATGAGGCCCAGTCCCCCGAGAAGTGCCGCAGACGGCTCAGGGACGGCTTCCGTTACCAGTATGGCGGCGAGCCGGGGGTAATCATTACCTCCCAGGTCGAATTCCTGGGTTGTGGCATCGGCTGTGAAGGTGGCGGTCATCAAGACAGAATCCTCCGCATTGAAATGTGTCGATTCGACGCCCCCTGATGTCAGGAAATAATCACGGTCGGGAGTGCGGGCACCATCGGTAAAGTAGAACTTGGCAATGTATTCAAGACCGATTGTCAGCCCACTGAGATCGATATTGATAATGTCGGTGCCAGCGGCGTTGAATTTGTAGTTGTTACTGCTGAGCAGGTCATTGATTGCAGTGGTCGCACCTGCGGAGTATCTTCCCGCGTTTGGGAGATCTCCCCCGGCAGCGTTGAAATTACTCCCCCAGAGTGTGATTTGCGAGTCATTCTCGAAGAAAATCCCGTTGACCGTTTGGTCTGCAATATTCCCCGCCTTGTTGGTGGCGAACAGGGTGTGGCCGGAATCGATCACGAGTGTGGTGGTGCCATCACCAATGGAGGTGGGGCCACTCCAAGCAACAGTAGCTGCGGACGCAGACTGGCTTCCAAGAATGCCCAATGTGGAAAAACAAGCGGCAAGGAAATGCGTTGTCGGTATTTTCATAAGTTTAATTAGCGGATGGTTAGGGAGAAATAGCAGCAAAGGATATCAATCCATGGATGCGTGTCTAGTCAATCTGCGAAGGGTTGTCAAAAAAATTCTGAATGCCTGGTTCAGTAAGGCATCTTGTATCTTATTAGTATTTCCCTAGGGGTCCAAAGTTGAATTCACATTCAGCGGCGCCGAACAGACGGTGCTTTACCCCCATTGCGACTCGACCCATCACCTTGTCAGCGCGTAGTCTTTCATCATTCTCAATGCAATGGACCTCCTTCCCCAACGTATCTCATTCATGCAAGCTCCGCTAACATCCCTGCGAAACATGTCCGCTACCGGCGGGCTTAAAAAATGGCTCACCGGCGCCCTCGCCCTGGTCACCCTGGTCGGAGAGCTCCAGGCGAAGCGCCCTAACATCATTCTCGTCATGGCGGACGACCAGGGCTACGGTGATACCGGCTACACCGGCCATCCGTTTCTGAAAACACCACACCTCGACGCGATGGCCAGGGATTCGGTCGTGTTCAACCGTTTCTACGCCGGCGCCCCCGTTTGCTCACCCACCCGTGCCAGTGTGCTGACCGGGCGCACGCCGATGCGCACCAACGTGCTGCACCACGGACACTACATGCGGCCCGCCGAAAACACGCTGGCGGAGGAGCTGTACAAGGCGGGCTACCGTACGGCGCATTTTGGCAAGTGGCACATTGGCTCTGTGCAGAAAGACAGTCCCGCCAGCCCGGGCGGACAAGGGTTCGACGAGTGGCTCACCGGGCTGAACTACTTCGACCGCAACCCATACCTCAGCCATAACGGTCAATATCAACAGCTCAAGGGCC is a window encoding:
- a CDS encoding PEP-CTERM sorting domain-containing protein produces the protein MKIPTTHFLAACFSTLGILGSQSASAATVAWSGPTSIGDGTTTLVIDSGHTLFATNKAGNIADQTVNGIFFENDSQITLWGSNFNAAGGDLPNAGRYSAGATTAINDLLSSNNYKFNAAGTDIINIDLSGLTIGLEYIAKFYFTDGARTPDRDYFLTSGGVESTHFNAEDSVLMTATFTADATTQEFDLGGNDYPRLAAILVTEAVPEPSAALLGGLGLITMLLQRRRA
- a CDS encoding PEP-CTERM sorting domain-containing protein (PEP-CTERM proteins occur, often in large numbers, in the proteomes of bacteria that also encode an exosortase, a predicted intramembrane cysteine proteinase. The presence of a PEP-CTERM domain at a protein's C-terminus predicts cleavage within the sorting domain, followed by covalent anchoring to some some component of the (usually Gram-negative) cell surface. Many PEP-CTERM proteins exhibit an unusual sequence composition that includes large numbers of potential glycosylation sites. Expression of one such protein has been shown restore the ability of a bacterium to form floc, a type of biofilm.); the protein is MTRNYLTLCALGASAIAVHGASIGINFGSNRANSALAPGDSAGVIAQANWNNAPGGSGTIASLNNDTGGASGVSLSWTADEAWSVQTAATSGPDGTLLNGFISDNNTAGNGATSKVDITGITYATYDLYIYISHDRSFEDVILSETGSSAFGPFTAVEDNTNPTAAVTWNQQTTSATGSGNYVLFAGLTASTLNIDMAAVDLGSGTLERNAISGIQIVQVPEPSSAALLGLAGLALFMRRRR